In Dunckerocampus dactyliophorus isolate RoL2022-P2 chromosome 14, RoL_Ddac_1.1, whole genome shotgun sequence, one DNA window encodes the following:
- the herc4 gene encoding probable E3 ubiquitin-protein ligase HERC4, whose protein sequence is MLCWGNASYGQLGLGGIDEEIVVEPRKCDFFHGKEVRDVGCGRKHTVFLLDDGTVYTCGCNDLGQLGHEKSRKKPEQVVALDAQIITAVSCGESHTLALNDNGQVFSWGLGSDGQLGLNNFEECVRVPRNIKTLSDVQIAQVACGYWHSLALSKAGQVFSWGQNRYGQLGLGANGQSISTPQIIQSLQGVPFAQISAGGAHSFALTISGAVFGWGRNKFGQLGLNDSNDRCFPTLLKSLRSQRVIFISCGEDHTAALTKEGGVFTFGAGGYGQLGHNSTNHEINPRKVFELMGNVVTQIACGRQHTLAFTPSCEKMDSFGLGGNGQLGTRSTCNRKSPGPVKGPWIPSSSPDDTCMHQSVCVKRIYAGGDQSFAHYCTANNLQNIDNVSIPDPQPRVCTLNEETIQKWLDHSPGRLPQEITNEIDLVFSSASCLNGSFLSTSHPDHYCTSSKWSGTDMNMARLLFHRLITQDHPEIAQQIAASMEKHLIPRLSNSPPDIEALRLYLTLPECPLFSDPNNYVTITIPFAKSLLSLKEAPLKVLGKWWSTLEPPVFQRLVELYKGVVVYLLQMHKVGIPSTEQRIFTCFLDTSLRLMEILHMVNERAAHIIQYDKFYIHELDDLIDIRNDYITWIQGQMYPGGHDGVVTLCRYPFVFDAPAKTTLLQTDAVLQMQMAVDQAQMQNLSSMFLPAVESVNPCLILIVRRENIVGDTMEVLRKSKNVDYKKPLKVIFVGEEAVDAGGVRKEFFLLIMKELLDPKYGMFRYHEESRLIWFSRKTFEDTDLFNLIGVICGLAIYNLTIVELNFPVALYKKLLKREPTLDDLKELMPDVGRSLQLLLDYPEDDLEETFCLNFTITEENYGATEVLELVPNGENINVNKSNRQDFVSAYVEYIFNTSVAPLFECFYAGFHKVCGGKVLELFQPNELQGMVIGNTNYDWTELEKSTEYKGEYWADHPTIRIFWDVFHNLPLEKKKQFLLFLTGSDRIPILGMKSLKLVIQPTGGGEHYLPVAHTCFNLLDLPKYTSAESLREKLLQAIDHYQGFNLA, encoded by the exons ATGCTGTGTTGGGGCAATGCTTCCTATGGACAGCTGGGTCTGGGTGGCATTGATGAAGAGATAGTTGTTGAACCAaggaaatgtgactttttccatGGGAAGGAAGTGCGTGATGTGGGCTGTGGACGCAAGCACACCGTTTTCCTGTTGGATGATGGCACTGTCTACACTTGTGGCTGCAATGATCTGGGTCAGCTGGGCCATGAGAAGTCCAGGAAGAAACCAG AACAGGTTGTGGCTCTTGATGCTCAGATCATAACAGCAGTGTCTTGTGGAGAGTCGCATACACTTGCCTTGAATGACAACGGGCAGGTTTTCTCATGGGGCCTGGGCTCTGATGGCCAGCTGGGCTTAAATAACTTTGAGGAATGTGTTCGTGTGCCTAG AAACATCAAGACTTTGAGTGATGTTCAAATCGCTCAGGTAGCCTGTGGTTACTGGCACTCCCTTGCACTTTCAAAAG cgGGCCAGGTTTTCTCCTGGGGTCAAAATCGATATGGGCAACTTGGGCTGGGAGCAAATGGACAAAGCATTTCCACCCCCCAAATCATTCAGTCTCTGCAGGGTGTTCCTTTTGCTCAGATATCAGCAGGTGGAGCTCACAGCTTTGCCCTCACTATCTCAGGAGCCGTGTTTGGTTGGGGGCGGAACAAGTTTGGTCAGCTGGGTCTCAATGACAGCAATG aCCGATGTTTTCCAACCCTACTGAAGTCACTTAGATCGCAGAGAGTAATTTTCATCTCCTGTGGAGAAGATCACACAGCAGCTCTGACCAAG GAAGGAGGCGTCTTTACATTCGGAGCAGGAGGATATGGCCAGCTGGGGCATAACTCTACAAACCATGAAATCAATCCAAGGAAAGTGTTTGAGCTTATGGGAAATGTAGTCACACAAATTGCATGTGGAAG GCAGCACACGTTGGCTTTCACACCCTCGTGCGAAAAGATGGACTCATTTGGTCTTGGAGGTAATGGACAACTTGGAACACGGTCTACCTGCAACAGAAAAAGCCCTGGCCCCGTCAAAGGCCCCTGGATACCCTCCAGTAGTCCCGATGATACAT GTATGCATCAGAGTGTTTGTGTGAAGAGGATTTATGCTGGAGGAGACCAAAGCTTTGCTCACTACTGTACTGCCAAT aACCTGCAAAACATTGATAATGTGTCAATACCAGACCCCCAGCCAAGAGTTTGTACCTTGAATGAGGAAACGATACAAAAATGGCTAGACCACTCACCAGGAAGACTCCCACAAGAAATCACCAA TGAGATAGACCTGGTATTTTCATCAGCAAGCTGCCTCAATGGATCCTTCTTATCTACAAG tcatccagatcacTACTGTACCAGCAGTAAATGGTCAGGGACAGATATGAACATGGCCCGTCTCCTGTTTCACAGACTGATTACACAAGATCACCCTGAGATTGCTCAACAG ATTGCTGCTAGTATGGAGAAGCACCTTATTCCCAGACTGAGCAACTCCCCTCCAGACATAGAAGCACTGAGACTCTACCTCACTCTTCCAGAATGCCCTCTCTTCAGTGATCCAAACAATTATGTGACAATCACTATCCCGTTTGCAAAATCACTCCTCAGCCTGAAAGAAGCTCCTCTGAAGGTACTCG GAAAGTGGTGGTCTACTTTAGAACCCCCAGTCTTCCAGCGGCTGGTAGAGCTGTACAAAGGGGTGGTGGTGTATCTGCTTCAGATGCACAAGGTGGGCATCCCATCGACAGAGCAGAGAATTTTCACCTGTTTCCTGGACACATCGCTGCGATTGATGGAAATCCTGCACATG GTGAATGAAAGAGCCGCACACATTATACAGTACGATAAATTCTACATTCATGAGTTGGATGACTTGATAGACATCAGAAATGACTACATCACTTGGATTCAGGGACAAATGTATCCAGGG GGTCATGACGGTGTAGTAACTTTGTGCAGGTATCCCTTTGTATTCGATGCACCAGCAAAGACAACTCTGCTACAGACTGATGCTGTCTTACAAATGCAG ATGGCAGTGGATCAGGCTCAAATGCAAAACTTGAGTTCCATGTTCTTGCCTGCCGTGGAATCTGTAAACCCCTGCCTCATCCTCATTGTCCGGAGGGAAAATATAGTCGGAGACACGATGGAAGTTCTCAGGAAATCCAAGAATGTTGACTACAAGAAGCCACtaaag GTTATCTTTGTTGGAGAAGAGGCGGTCGATGCAGGAGGTGTGAGAAAGGAATTCTTTCTCCTGATCATGAAAGAGCTGTTGGACCCAAAGTATGGCATGTTCCGTTACCACGAGGAGTCCAGGCTCATCTGGTTCTCACGCAAG ACCTTTGAGGACACTGACTTGTTCAACCTGATCGGAGTTATCTGTGGCCTCGCCATCTACAACCTCACCATTGTGGAGCTCAACTTCCCTGTGGCGCTTTACAAGAAACTTCTGAAGAGGGAACCCACGTTAGATGATCTGAAGGAGCTCATGCCTGATGTTGGGAG GAGTCTCCAACTGTTACTGGACTACCCAGAGGACGACCTTGAGGAAACCTTCTGCTTGAACTTCACA ATCACAGAGGAAAACTATGGTGCCACAGAGGTCTTGGAACTTGTACCTAATGGTGAAAacatcaatgttaataaatcaaACAG GCAAGACTTTGTCAGTGCGTACGTAGAGTACATATTCAACACCTCGGTGGCACCGCTCTTTGAGTGCTTCTATGCAGGCTTCCACAAGGTATGTGGAGGCAAAGTTCTGGAGTTGTTCCAACCCAACGAACTGCAGGGCATGGTGATTGGCAACACCAACTATGACTGGACTGAGCTTGAAAAG agCACTGAATATAAGGGAGAGTACTGGGCAGACCATCCCACCATTAGGATATTCTGGGACGTCTTCCACAACCTTCCTTTGGAGAAGAAGAAACAGTTCCTCT TGTTCCTGACCGGAAGTGATCGTATTCCCATTTTGGGCATGAAAAGCCTTAAACTGGTGATTCAGCCAACCGGTGGGGGAGAACATTACTTGCCCGTCGCCCACACCTGTTTCAACCTTCTGGACCTGCCGAAGTACACCAGTGCCGAGTCACTCCGGGAGAAACTTCTTCAAGCAATAGATCACTATCAAGGCTTCAATCTGGCATAA
- the LOC129194195 gene encoding cytochrome c oxidase subunit 5B, mitochondrial, producing MASRLLFRTCSTTLQLRSRMLLQRSMTTVKGIPTDEEQATGLERRALQALKLGKDPYSILKPKEYAGTKEDPHIVPCIGNKRLVGCLCEEDNTAIVWFWLHEGDAQRCPSCGSHYKLVHHELPH from the exons ATGGCGAGCCGACTTCTCTTCCGAACGTGCTCAACGACGTTGCAGTTAAGGAGCAGAATGTTGTTACAGCGCTCCATGACCACCGTGAAAG GAATACCAACCGATGAAGAACAAGCCACTGGACTGGAACGCCGTGCCCTCCAAGCCCTCAAACTGGGGAAG GATCCCTACAGTATATTGAAACCTAAAGAGTACGCTGGAACCAAAGAAGACCCTCACATTGTGCCTTGTATTGGAAATAAGAGGCTGGTGGGCTGTCTTT GTGAGGAAGACAACACTGCCATTGTGTGGTTCTGGCTCCATGAGGGAGATGCCCAGCGCTGCCCCTCTTGTGGGTCCCATTACAAGCTGGTCCATCATGAGTTGCCCCATTAA
- the LOC129193994 gene encoding androgen-dependent TFPI-regulating protein, whose amino-acid sequence MTSTLKRIYHITTFSWYAFVVKSLAAKDGEQLPPGIFVYGGPWKYLTFLNLLLQMGFFGLAAVNDLQCGKNSETPLNRCKDVLFSVFAFPVGMFVVLLFWTIFAYDRELVYPATIDAFFPPWINHAMHTLVLPILLGEVVVEPHVYPQTTHALVTLGVVGLVYLFWILWVYFSVGIWVYPLLGHFSSVGLVVFFCFNMSVVTLLYLLGHKLNSHIWKKTLNPH is encoded by the exons ATGACGTCAACCCTGAAGAGAATATACCACATCACAACATTTAGCTGGTATGCTTTTGTTGTGAAGAGCCTCGCTGCTAAGGATGGAGAGCAGTTACCACCTGGCATCTTTGTGTATGGGGGACCTTGGAAGTACCTCACTTTTTTGAATCTA TTACTACAAATGGGTTTTTTTGGACTGGCTGCAGTGAATGATCTCCAGTGTGGGAAAAACAGTGAAACGCCGCTAAACAGATGTAAAGATGTCCTTTTCTCAGTTTTTGCCTTCCCTGTGGGCATG TTTGTTGTTCTGCTCTTCTGGACCATCTTTGCCTATGACAGAGAGTTAGTCTACCCGGCAACAATTGACGCCTTCTTCCCACCTTGGATAAACCACGCGATG CATACATTGGTCCTTCCTATTTTACTTGGAGAAGTTGTGGTGGAGCCACATGTCTACCCACAAACAACACATGCACTGGTTACTCTGGGTGTAGTGGGATTGGTTTACCTATTCTG GATTCTTTGGGTGTACTTCTCAGTCGGGATTTGGGTGTATCCCCTACTTGGGCACTTCAGCAGTGTCGGTCTggtggtctttttttgttttaacatgtCAGTGGTGACCTTGCTCTACCTTCTTGGACACAAACTCAACAGCCATATTTGGAAGAAAACCCTTAATCCGCACTAA